The following are from one region of the Brienomyrus brachyistius isolate T26 chromosome 4, BBRACH_0.4, whole genome shotgun sequence genome:
- the snx16 gene encoding sorting nexin-16 isoform X3 — MATPLMPLPAPIGRALHGIGTGSSRTRRAASLDSMSGSSPRRVRPAEAASLPQRQSPSPRTRLRVRGSSVEFSSSPRAGWEERPFLPTVLGYEVMEERSKFTVYKILVQKSQQESWVVFRRYTDFARLNDKLKEMFPGFRLSLPPKRWFKDNYNSSFLEERQQGLQTFLQNLVAHKDVAGCLPVRDFLCLDDPPGPFDSLEESRAFCETLEDCNHRLQKELQEKQREISTLRKMLNEQHLHINTLERALRRESLTPGSSCQFSIQGSESSVDENADGDVECSATEADQEMDEGGRPWVSSILRAAMDKGPSLPVH, encoded by the exons atggccacaccccttatgCCGCTGCCCGCCCCCATTGGGCGGGCCTTGCACGGGATTGGTACTGGCAGCTCCAGGACCCGCAGAGCTGCCTCCCTGGACAGCATGTCAGGCTCCTCCCCACGTCGGGTGCGGCCAGCGGAGGCCGCTTCCCTCCCCCAGAGGCagagtccctcgccccgcaccCGCCTACGAGTTCGTGGCAGTTCCGTCGAGTTCTCGAGCAGCCCGCGGGCCGGCTGGGAGGAGCGGCCTTTCCTGCCCACTGTCCTGGGCTACGAGGTGATGGAGGAGCGGTCCAAGTTCACG GTCTACAAGATCCTGGTGCAGAAGTCGCAGCAGGAGAGCTGGGTGGTCTTCAGGAGGTACACGGACTTTGCCAGGCTCAATGACAAG CTGAAGGAGATGTTCCCCGGCTTCCGTCTCTCCTTGCCGCCCAAGCGCTGGTTCAAGGACAACTACAACAGCAGCTTCCTGGAGGAGCGCCAACAGGGCCTCCAGACGTTCCTGCAGAACCTGGTGGCGCACAAGGACGTGGCCGGATG CTTGCCAGTTCGAGACTTCCTGTGTCTGGACGACCCCCCAGGTCCATTTGACAGCCTTGAGGAGAGCAGA GCCTTCTGCGAGACTCTGGAGGACTGTAACCACCGGCtgcagaaggagctgcaggagaagCAGCGAGAGATCAGCACTCTGCGGAAGATGCTCAATGAGCAGCATCTTCACATCAATACGCTGGAGCGAGCCCTCCG CAGAGAGTCCCTGACCCCCGGAAGCTCCTGCCAGTTCTCCATTCAGGGTAGCGAGAGCAGTGTGGATGAGAATGCAGACGGGGATGTGGAATGCTCTGCGACAGAGGCGGACCAGGAGATGGATGAAGGTGGCAG ACCTTGGGTGTCATCGATCCTGCGTGCAGCGATGGACAAAGGGCCCTCCCTCCCTGTACATTAA
- the snx16 gene encoding sorting nexin-16 isoform X1 codes for MATPLMPLPAPIGRALHGIGTGSSRTRRAASLDSMSGSSPRRVRPAEAASLPQRQSPSPRTRLRVRGSSVEFSSSPRAGWEERPFLPTVLGYEVMEERSKFTVYKILVQKSQQESWVVFRRYTDFARLNDKLKEMFPGFRLSLPPKRWFKDNYNSSFLEERQQGLQTFLQNLVAHKDVAGCLPVRDFLCLDDPPGPFDSLEESRAFCETLEDCNHRLQKELQEKQREISTLRKMLNEQHLHINTLERALRRESLTPGSSCQFSIQGSESSVDENADGDVECSATEADQEMDEGGSCSVQTSRHSSCWCGPAVSGSPPTVQVSTSQLEY; via the exons atggccacaccccttatgCCGCTGCCCGCCCCCATTGGGCGGGCCTTGCACGGGATTGGTACTGGCAGCTCCAGGACCCGCAGAGCTGCCTCCCTGGACAGCATGTCAGGCTCCTCCCCACGTCGGGTGCGGCCAGCGGAGGCCGCTTCCCTCCCCCAGAGGCagagtccctcgccccgcaccCGCCTACGAGTTCGTGGCAGTTCCGTCGAGTTCTCGAGCAGCCCGCGGGCCGGCTGGGAGGAGCGGCCTTTCCTGCCCACTGTCCTGGGCTACGAGGTGATGGAGGAGCGGTCCAAGTTCACG GTCTACAAGATCCTGGTGCAGAAGTCGCAGCAGGAGAGCTGGGTGGTCTTCAGGAGGTACACGGACTTTGCCAGGCTCAATGACAAG CTGAAGGAGATGTTCCCCGGCTTCCGTCTCTCCTTGCCGCCCAAGCGCTGGTTCAAGGACAACTACAACAGCAGCTTCCTGGAGGAGCGCCAACAGGGCCTCCAGACGTTCCTGCAGAACCTGGTGGCGCACAAGGACGTGGCCGGATG CTTGCCAGTTCGAGACTTCCTGTGTCTGGACGACCCCCCAGGTCCATTTGACAGCCTTGAGGAGAGCAGA GCCTTCTGCGAGACTCTGGAGGACTGTAACCACCGGCtgcagaaggagctgcaggagaagCAGCGAGAGATCAGCACTCTGCGGAAGATGCTCAATGAGCAGCATCTTCACATCAATACGCTGGAGCGAGCCCTCCG CAGAGAGTCCCTGACCCCCGGAAGCTCCTGCCAGTTCTCCATTCAGGGTAGCGAGAGCAGTGTGGATGAGAATGCAGACGGGGATGTGGAATGCTCTGCGACAGAGGCGGACCAGGAGATGGATGAAGGTGGCAG CTGCAGTGTTCAGACTTCCAGGCATTCATCCTGCTGGTGTGGGCCAGCCGTCAGTGGCTCCCCGCCCACCGTGCAGGTGTCTACCAGCCAGCTTGAGTACTGA
- the snx16 gene encoding sorting nexin-16 isoform X2 — translation MATPLMPLPAPIGRALHGIGTGSSRTRRAASLDSMSGSSPRRVRPAEAASLPQRQSPSPRTRLRVRGSSVEFSSSPRAGWEERPFLPTVLGYEVMEERSKFTVYKILVQKSQQESWVVFRRYTDFARLNDKLKEMFPGFRLSLPPKRWFKDNYNSSFLEERQQGLQTFLQNLVAHKDVAGCLPVRDFLCLDDPPGPFDSLEESRAFCETLEDCNHRLQKELQEKQREISTLRKMLNEQHLHINTLERALRESLTPGSSCQFSIQGSESSVDENADGDVECSATEADQEMDEGGSCSVQTSRHSSCWCGPAVSGSPPTVQVSTSQLEY, via the exons atggccacaccccttatgCCGCTGCCCGCCCCCATTGGGCGGGCCTTGCACGGGATTGGTACTGGCAGCTCCAGGACCCGCAGAGCTGCCTCCCTGGACAGCATGTCAGGCTCCTCCCCACGTCGGGTGCGGCCAGCGGAGGCCGCTTCCCTCCCCCAGAGGCagagtccctcgccccgcaccCGCCTACGAGTTCGTGGCAGTTCCGTCGAGTTCTCGAGCAGCCCGCGGGCCGGCTGGGAGGAGCGGCCTTTCCTGCCCACTGTCCTGGGCTACGAGGTGATGGAGGAGCGGTCCAAGTTCACG GTCTACAAGATCCTGGTGCAGAAGTCGCAGCAGGAGAGCTGGGTGGTCTTCAGGAGGTACACGGACTTTGCCAGGCTCAATGACAAG CTGAAGGAGATGTTCCCCGGCTTCCGTCTCTCCTTGCCGCCCAAGCGCTGGTTCAAGGACAACTACAACAGCAGCTTCCTGGAGGAGCGCCAACAGGGCCTCCAGACGTTCCTGCAGAACCTGGTGGCGCACAAGGACGTGGCCGGATG CTTGCCAGTTCGAGACTTCCTGTGTCTGGACGACCCCCCAGGTCCATTTGACAGCCTTGAGGAGAGCAGA GCCTTCTGCGAGACTCTGGAGGACTGTAACCACCGGCtgcagaaggagctgcaggagaagCAGCGAGAGATCAGCACTCTGCGGAAGATGCTCAATGAGCAGCATCTTCACATCAATACGCTGGAGCGAGCCCTCCG AGAGTCCCTGACCCCCGGAAGCTCCTGCCAGTTCTCCATTCAGGGTAGCGAGAGCAGTGTGGATGAGAATGCAGACGGGGATGTGGAATGCTCTGCGACAGAGGCGGACCAGGAGATGGATGAAGGTGGCAG CTGCAGTGTTCAGACTTCCAGGCATTCATCCTGCTGGTGTGGGCCAGCCGTCAGTGGCTCCCCGCCCACCGTGCAGGTGTCTACCAGCCAGCTTGAGTACTGA